CTCTTCTATTTGAGATTTTTGTTAGTGTGTCATGGTGTGATAGAAACTCTAATTTTTTACTATAGTTTTTAATAATCAAAGATACTAAAAAGGCTATTACAAAGGTTATTATTAAAGAAGCAAAAATATTGAAATATAATACATTTACAGCTTTTGAATTAAACTCTTTTAGATTTGCTTCAACTGTTAAATAAAGGTCTAACTCTGGAATAAACTTAGAATTTAAAAGATAAGTATTCCCATCCTTTTTATACTCAATGATTGTTGACTTTTCTTGTAAAATTTCATCTTTATACTTTAATAACTCTTTTTTATCAAAGATACTACTTGCAGAATTTATATTTCTCTCAGAAAGAATAATTTTCCCACTCTTATTATAAAAAGTAACTATAAAATTATGGTTTGTTCTAAAAGTTTTTAAAAGTTCATTTATATAAGAGATATTAAGAGCAACACCAGTAACTCCTAAAAGCTTTTTATCTTCATCATAAATTTTATAATTTAAAAACATAATTAAGTTATTTGACATAAACTTATTTAAATCTAAATTTATCTCATGTTTTTTATCTTTAGAAATAAAGTCAAAATACCATCTATTTAAAGAGTTTGCGTTAGACACAACCTCTAAAAAACCATTTTGTGAATAATACTTTCTACTTTTTTCAGATACTAAAAAAGTATTAAATAAGCCATACTCTTTTTTTATATCTTTTAAATAATTTTTAATCTCTTCTAAGTCTTCTTCTTTTTTTAACCACTCTTTTAAAAAACTATTATTTGCCATAGTTGAAGCAAGAAAATGTGGTCTAATAATATGCTTTTGAATATCAGTATAAATATTATCTAAAGACAATGGTAAAGCTTGATTTCTAAGCTGCTTTTGCATTGAAGAAGAAGAGATATAATAGTTTAAAAAAGAGATACTAAGAGATAGAATAATTAATAAA
This sequence is a window from Halarcobacter bivalviorum. Protein-coding genes within it:
- a CDS encoding sensor domain-containing diguanylate cyclase, with protein sequence MKSKYKVVLLITFLLIILSLSISFLNYYISSSSMQKQLRNQALPLSLDNIYTDIQKHIIRPHFLASTMANNSFLKEWLKKEEDLEEIKNYLKDIKKEYGLFNTFLVSEKSRKYYSQNGFLEVVSNANSLNRWYFDFISKDKKHEINLDLNKFMSNNLIMFLNYKIYDEDKKLLGVTGVALNISYINELLKTFRTNHNFIVTFYNKSGKIILSERNINSASSIFDKKELLKYKDEILQEKSTIIEYKKDGNTYLLNSKFIPELDLYLTVEANLKEFNSKAVNVLYFNIFASLIITFVIAFLVSLIIKNYSKKLEFLSHHDTLTKISNRRDFEAKLRLQFSLMKRKKNNISLIFIDIDNFKYLNDRLGHHIGDKVLVRVAKILKSDIRESDILARWGGEEFIIALIDSSVSDSKNLAQKLRVLIEGDITLNKLMSGTITASFGITKLDEKDTIEEAISRADKAMYLSKNNGKNQVSIL